A region from the Gemmatimonadota bacterium genome encodes:
- a CDS encoding carboxypeptidase-like regulatory domain-containing protein, producing MSAPASRIVAVLGSALLFGWAVPAAGAGQVVSGHVRDGSTGEYIADATVTLIREDSVAGLSVATGPDGYFQLPLPRPDTVRVRFAALGYASYTSEPLAVATREIVEVEVRLAVDALELPPLVVEARRQDRRRRALREFYRRYDSGQRTGFGVFFTREDLEDVSFLSHEFVKVPGLRYRYGPEGMTLGSRMCGATVYLNGLPVGSSAVDEIWPEDLEAIEIYRRESEIPIDLKRPGSCTVVAMWTRIGTESSGGRYWLRMGLLGALVGGFVVLVAGN from the coding sequence GTGAGCGCTCCCGCTTCCCGGATCGTCGCCGTGCTGGGCAGCGCTCTGCTGTTCGGTTGGGCCGTCCCCGCGGCCGGGGCCGGCCAGGTCGTGTCCGGGCACGTACGGGACGGCAGCACCGGCGAGTACATCGCCGATGCCACGGTGACGTTGATACGCGAGGACAGCGTTGCAGGTCTGTCCGTGGCCACGGGACCAGACGGGTACTTCCAGCTGCCGCTCCCCCGCCCCGACACCGTGCGCGTTCGGTTCGCCGCGCTCGGCTATGCCTCCTATACCAGTGAGCCACTGGCCGTCGCCACGCGCGAGATCGTGGAGGTCGAGGTTCGTCTCGCCGTGGACGCGCTCGAGCTGCCGCCGCTGGTGGTGGAGGCGCGTCGGCAGGACCGGCGCCGGCGCGCACTGCGGGAGTTCTATCGCCGCTACGACTCCGGTCAACGCACGGGGTTCGGAGTGTTCTTCACGAGGGAGGATCTGGAGGATGTGTCCTTCCTCTCCCATGAGTTCGTGAAGGTCCCGGGCCTGCGGTATCGGTACGGCCCGGAGGGGATGACCCTCGGGTCACGCATGTGTGGCGCGACCGTGTACTTGAACGGACTTCCCGTCGGATCCTCCGCCGTCGACGAGATCTGGCCGGAGGACCTGGAGGCCATCGAGATCTACCGGCGGGAATCCGAGATCCCGATCGATCTCAAACGACCCGGGAGTTGCACGGTGGTCGCGATGTGGACGCGCATCGGCACCGAGTCCTCCGGAGGACGCTACTGGCTGCGCATGGGACTGCTCGGCGCCCTGGTAGGCGGCTTCGTGGTCCTGGTCGCGGGGAACTGA
- a CDS encoding fumarylacetoacetate hydrolase family protein encodes MSLVPRAVPLLGTALLALAMPLVLRAQAVTRYVRFETSAGVAYGIVEGDRVQELSGDYFSNPRRTGRSHALSEVQLLAPVVPGKVIAVGLNYKSHLGERPGATYPGLFAKYPSSISGPSADIVYPADAGNLHYEGEMVLVIGKRASHIAPEDAYEHILGAMAGNDVSERDWQANDLQWLRAKASDGFGPVGPMLVTGLNYDDLLVETRVNGEVRQHQRTVDLIFDVPTIVSYVSRYVTLEPGDLIFTGTPGSTQAVKPGDVIEVEVEGVGVIRNRVVADRRPGAH; translated from the coding sequence ATGTCGCTCGTTCCGAGAGCTGTTCCGTTGCTGGGTACCGCGCTACTGGCCCTGGCGATGCCCCTCGTGCTCCGTGCGCAGGCGGTCACGCGCTATGTGCGCTTCGAAACTTCGGCCGGCGTGGCCTACGGCATCGTCGAAGGCGACCGCGTCCAGGAGCTCTCCGGGGACTACTTTTCCAACCCGCGGCGAACGGGACGCTCGCACGCCCTCTCTGAGGTGCAGCTGCTGGCGCCGGTGGTGCCCGGCAAGGTCATCGCCGTGGGGCTCAACTACAAGAGCCATCTGGGCGAGCGCCCTGGAGCCACCTATCCAGGGCTTTTCGCCAAGTACCCCAGCTCGATCAGCGGGCCCAGCGCGGACATCGTCTACCCGGCCGATGCCGGCAACCTGCACTACGAAGGGGAGATGGTGCTGGTCATCGGCAAGCGGGCCAGCCACATCGCTCCTGAGGACGCCTACGAACACATCCTGGGGGCGATGGCAGGAAACGACGTCAGCGAGCGCGACTGGCAGGCCAACGACCTCCAGTGGCTGCGGGCGAAGGCCTCGGACGGGTTCGGTCCCGTGGGCCCGATGTTGGTCACGGGCTTGAACTACGACGACCTGTTGGTGGAGACGCGCGTGAACGGAGAGGTGCGGCAACATCAGCGAACCGTCGACCTGATCTTCGACGTGCCGACCATCGTGAGTTACGTCAGCCGCTATGTCACGCTGGAACCGGGGGACCTGATCTTCACAGGCACGCCGGGAAGCACGCAGGCAGTGAAACCGGGCGACGTGATCGAGGTCGAGGTCGAAGGTGTGGGCGTCATCCGGAACCGGGTCGTGGCGGACCGGAGGCCAGGAGCGCACTGA
- a CDS encoding tetratricopeptide repeat protein: protein MVVQSSRSPLTGWDRLAVPSLLLLALVPYLGALANGFAWDDAFIVLSNPRVQAGEWVAALRAPWWPDAFTFSGSGLYRPVASAALALQWALWGERPLLFHAVSLLLHVGVVLLLFGLLRAWAPRWAAWAGAAVFAAHPVHVEAVANVVGQTELLAGFFVLTGCLLYQRWLASERVGERVLLLLGVGASYALGLGAKEIAVTLPALVVLITLIERRSLVRAVPAVALLSAVLLWMLSLRLQVVGSLRGEVPAPELLGLPTAARVWTGLGVWLDYARLLILPIDLVADYGPAVRFPAGGLDALVALGTLLLVALVGGAWSLRIRAPLASLGLAWIVVVLLPVSNLLVPAGVLLAERTLYLPSVGLACAVAAFGSWFPARAPVRAFVAGVLVVAALLALRSTWRVPVWRDSAAVMASLEASHPESHLVLRAHALRAMEQGRTEDARADFERALRLVPRHFSLLTEAAQFEALVGNVERARELASRAVEVYPGSPHGYVVASRVLLQTGDPVAARSVLVEGLRVADPMAPLWTELERSRTMTQSPP from the coding sequence TTGGTAGTCCAGTCCTCGAGATCGCCCCTGACCGGATGGGACCGCCTCGCGGTTCCCTCACTGCTGCTGCTGGCCCTGGTCCCCTACCTGGGAGCGCTCGCCAACGGGTTTGCCTGGGACGACGCCTTCATCGTGCTCTCGAATCCGCGTGTCCAGGCTGGGGAATGGGTGGCTGCGTTGCGCGCGCCCTGGTGGCCGGACGCGTTCACGTTCAGTGGGAGCGGACTCTACCGGCCCGTCGCCTCTGCGGCTCTGGCCCTCCAATGGGCCCTCTGGGGGGAACGCCCCCTGCTGTTCCACGCAGTTTCCCTGCTGCTGCACGTCGGGGTGGTGCTGCTGCTGTTCGGACTGCTGCGGGCCTGGGCCCCGAGATGGGCCGCCTGGGCCGGTGCGGCGGTCTTCGCGGCGCACCCGGTGCACGTGGAAGCGGTCGCCAATGTCGTTGGCCAGACCGAGCTCCTCGCGGGCTTCTTCGTGCTGACCGGATGCCTTCTCTACCAGCGTTGGCTCGCGTCCGAGCGCGTGGGGGAGCGCGTGCTGCTTCTGCTCGGGGTGGGCGCGAGCTACGCGCTCGGCCTGGGCGCCAAGGAGATCGCTGTCACCCTGCCCGCCCTCGTCGTTCTGATCACGCTGATCGAGCGTCGCTCGCTGGTCCGCGCGGTGCCGGCCGTCGCTCTGCTCTCGGCCGTGCTCCTTTGGATGTTGTCGCTTCGCCTCCAGGTCGTGGGATCGCTCCGAGGTGAGGTTCCGGCGCCGGAGCTTCTCGGGTTGCCCACCGCAGCTCGCGTCTGGACCGGCCTGGGGGTCTGGTTGGACTACGCACGTCTGCTGATCCTGCCCATCGATCTCGTGGCAGACTACGGCCCGGCGGTGCGCTTTCCGGCGGGGGGTCTCGATGCCCTGGTGGCGCTGGGCACACTCCTGCTGGTGGCCTTGGTGGGCGGCGCGTGGAGCCTGCGGATCCGGGCACCGTTGGCAAGCCTCGGGCTGGCCTGGATCGTGGTGGTGCTCCTCCCCGTCTCCAACCTGTTGGTCCCCGCCGGGGTGCTCCTTGCGGAGCGGACGCTCTACCTCCCGTCCGTGGGGCTGGCCTGTGCGGTCGCGGCGTTCGGATCCTGGTTTCCCGCACGCGCTCCCGTCCGCGCCTTCGTGGCCGGTGTGTTGGTCGTTGCTGCGCTCCTGGCGCTGCGCTCCACGTGGCGGGTGCCCGTGTGGAGGGACAGCGCGGCAGTCATGGCGAGCCTCGAGGCATCTCATCCCGAATCCCACCTCGTCCTACGGGCCCATGCCCTGCGAGCGATGGAGCAGGGGCGGACCGAGGACGCGCGCGCAGACTTCGAGCGGGCGCTCCGTCTCGTTCCCAGGCATTTCTCGCTGCTGACGGAGGCCGCGCAGTTCGAGGCCCTGGTGGGCAATGTGGAGCGGGCTCGGGAGTTGGCGAGCCGTGCGGTGGAGGTATACCCGGGGAGCCCGCACGGCTACGTGGTGGCGAGCCGGGTGTTGCTCCAGACCGGGGATCCCGTTGCCGCCCGGTCCGTACTCGTGGAGGGCCTGCGCGTGGCAGACCCCATGGCGCCCCTCTGGACGGAGTTGGAACGGAGTCGCACCATGACGCAGTCGCCACCCTGA
- the speA gene encoding biosynthetic arginine decarboxylase — translation MNPRVAESPAEPETAAPPAWSTARAEELYRLHLWGKGYVGISARGTVEVYPDKDPARSIDLHEIVLGLEERGFEPPLLIRLSDLLDHRLRELRSAFDDAIRQVEYSGQYTCVYPIKVNQQRHICEEIRDLGSELGFGLEAGSIPELLAVLALTSGHEQMPIICNGFKDHEFIEMVILATKLGRRIVPVVERFHELELIMRYARRYQVRPRIGMRVKLSAKGVGRWEHSAGVRGKFGLSVSEILRGIEKLREHDLLDCLELLHCHIGSQVFDIRSIKNAVSELAHVYCGMVKQGAPMGYLDLGGGMGVDYDGSQSASESSINYTVQEYATDVVYRVQNVCDDAGVPHPHLITESGRALTAYSSVLVCDVLGARRMDARIDLDTIQALVRSEGDEVPQPLLDLLDVYERVSSGGLVELYHDATHAREEAMTLFGLGYTSLPVRAATEELFWAIGRILLDRAGEDLPDELSDLPALLGDIYFCNFSIFQSVPDSWGIDQLFPIVPLHRLDEEPTRRGVLADLTCDSDGKIDRFVDPYEEKRTLELHELREVPSNGNGLPDTEPYYLGIFLVGAYQEILGDLHNLLGDTHAVHVRLDGDGEPVIEEIVEGDTVEEVLRYVQYDPPQMKQALRKDVERAIRDRRLTVQEGRQFLSAYDAGLEGYTYLETDDE, via the coding sequence ATGAACCCACGTGTCGCCGAGAGCCCCGCCGAACCCGAGACCGCCGCGCCGCCGGCCTGGAGCACGGCACGGGCCGAGGAACTGTACCGCCTTCACCTCTGGGGGAAGGGCTACGTCGGGATCTCTGCGCGCGGCACCGTCGAGGTGTATCCGGACAAGGACCCCGCCCGCTCCATCGATCTGCACGAGATCGTGCTCGGGCTCGAGGAGCGCGGGTTCGAGCCTCCGCTGCTCATTCGCCTCTCCGATCTGCTCGACCACCGACTGCGCGAGCTGCGCAGTGCCTTCGACGACGCGATCCGCCAGGTCGAGTATTCGGGGCAATACACCTGCGTCTACCCGATCAAGGTCAACCAGCAGCGACATATCTGTGAGGAGATCCGCGACCTGGGCTCCGAGCTGGGCTTCGGCCTGGAGGCGGGCTCGATCCCGGAGCTGCTGGCGGTATTGGCACTCACCAGCGGGCACGAGCAGATGCCCATCATCTGCAACGGCTTCAAGGATCACGAATTCATCGAAATGGTGATCCTCGCCACGAAGCTGGGCCGCAGGATCGTCCCAGTGGTGGAGCGCTTTCACGAGCTCGAGCTGATCATGCGCTACGCTCGCCGCTACCAGGTGCGGCCGCGCATCGGAATGCGGGTCAAGCTGTCGGCCAAGGGCGTGGGGCGCTGGGAGCACTCGGCCGGAGTGCGGGGCAAGTTCGGACTCTCGGTGAGCGAGATCCTGCGGGGGATCGAGAAGCTTCGCGAGCACGACCTCCTCGATTGTCTCGAGTTGCTGCACTGCCACATCGGATCCCAGGTCTTCGACATCCGCAGTATCAAGAACGCCGTGAGCGAGCTGGCCCACGTCTACTGCGGCATGGTCAAGCAAGGCGCGCCCATGGGGTACCTCGACCTGGGCGGCGGCATGGGAGTCGACTACGACGGGTCACAATCCGCCAGTGAATCGTCCATCAACTACACCGTGCAGGAGTACGCCACGGACGTGGTCTATCGCGTCCAGAACGTGTGCGACGACGCCGGGGTACCGCATCCCCACCTCATCACGGAGTCGGGTCGCGCCCTCACGGCGTACTCCAGCGTCCTGGTGTGCGACGTGCTCGGCGCCCGGCGTATGGACGCGCGCATCGACCTCGACACCATCCAGGCCCTGGTCCGGAGCGAAGGCGACGAGGTTCCCCAGCCGCTGTTGGATCTGCTGGACGTGTACGAGAGGGTCAGCAGCGGAGGCCTGGTCGAGCTCTACCACGATGCGACCCACGCGCGGGAAGAGGCGATGACCCTCTTCGGGTTGGGCTACACCAGCCTTCCCGTGCGCGCCGCCACCGAGGAGTTGTTCTGGGCCATCGGCCGGATCCTGCTGGACCGTGCCGGTGAGGACCTGCCGGACGAGCTGTCCGACCTGCCCGCGCTGCTCGGAGACATCTACTTCTGCAACTTCTCCATCTTCCAGTCCGTCCCGGACTCGTGGGGGATCGATCAACTGTTTCCGATCGTCCCTCTGCATCGGCTGGATGAGGAGCCCACCCGGCGTGGCGTCCTCGCGGATCTGACGTGCGACTCGGACGGAAAGATCGACCGGTTCGTCGACCCCTACGAGGAGAAGCGCACCCTGGAGTTGCACGAGCTGCGCGAGGTTCCGTCCAATGGGAACGGGCTGCCCGACACCGAGCCCTACTATCTGGGGATCTTCCTCGTCGGTGCCTACCAGGAGATCCTGGGCGACCTGCACAATCTCCTCGGCGATACCCACGCCGTGCACGTTCGCCTGGATGGGGACGGGGAACCGGTGATCGAGGAGATCGTGGAGGGGGACACGGTCGAAGAGGTGCTCCGCTACGTGCAGTACGACCCTCCCCAGATGAAGCAGGCCCTGCGCAAGGACGTGGAGCGCGCCATTCGGGACCGACGCCTCACCGTGCAGGAGGGACGGCAGTTCCTGTCGGCCTACGACGCCGGCCTCGAGGGTTATACCTACCTGGAGACGGACGACGAATAG
- a CDS encoding FeoA family protein, translating to MKRRLPTTTVPSVAGLRNGETAELSRLNVDPEAAIRLMELGLIPGCRILMERRAPGGACVCRVDGCLLALRRETAERLEVAPAV from the coding sequence ATGAAGCGACGCCTCCCCACGACCACCGTTCCTTCGGTCGCCGGTCTCCGGAATGGAGAGACCGCGGAGTTGTCGCGCCTCAACGTGGATCCCGAGGCGGCGATCCGCTTGATGGAGCTGGGGCTGATCCCGGGGTGCCGGATCCTGATGGAACGACGGGCGCCCGGGGGCGCCTGTGTCTGTCGGGTGGACGGATGTCTCCTGGCCCTGCGCCGCGAGACGGCCGAGCGGCTCGAGGTGGCTCCGGCCGTTTGA